The proteins below are encoded in one region of Rhododendron vialii isolate Sample 1 chromosome 7a, ASM3025357v1:
- the LOC131334163 gene encoding uncharacterized protein LOC131334163, translated as MINRLRLFNLESLGDVKVDLFDTFSTTYRKVLLQGLYECSIFGTYIPGSEVPDWFSTKSVGPLISMQMAPLPLPNLRILGFNICILYAYYTIDGSAHDVRTTWLNELHIRISNKTKNLRWFYSPTFMGMPGIDDSMLWLSHWKIGNQLELGDEVDILVLEKGFFLVQEVGFDLVYDEEKAERTSYKNVDPCCQSIISGIDLSEYEVKRGSFFLCNHNHKFHKLCSSDDSWTSSRWYKNFFGDE; from the exons ATGATCAACCGTTTGAGGCTATTTAACTTGGAATCGCTCGGAGATGTTAAGGTGGATTTGTTCGATACATTCTCAACAACTTACAGAAAAGTTCTCCTCCAG GGACTCTATGAATGCAGTATTTTCGGCACTTACATTCCAGGGAGTGAGGTTCCCGATTGGTTCAGCACTAAGAGCGTAGGACCCTTGATATCTATGCAGATGGCTCCACTTCCGCTTCCTAATCTAAGGATCCTAGGCTTTAATATCTGTATCTTGTATGCATACTACACAATTGATGGAAGTGCCCATGATGTCCGCACCACATGGTTGAATGAGTTACACATTAGAATCAGTAATAAAACCAAGAATCTGAGATGGTTCTACAGCCCAACGTTTATGGGCATGCCCGGAATTGATGATAGTATGTTGTGGTTAAGTCATTGGAAGATTGGGAATCAGTTGGAATTGGGCGATGAAGTGGATATTTTAGTGCTTGAGAAAGGATTTTTTCTGGTACAGGAGGTGGGGTTCGACCTTGTGTATGATGAAGAAAAGGCAGAGAGAACTTCATACAAGAACGTTGATCCTTGTTGTCAGAGTATTATAAGCGGCATTGATTTGTCAGAATATGAGGTGAAACGGGGTTCGTTTTTCCTCTGCAATCATAATCACAAGTTCCATAAATTGTGCTCTTCTGATGACAGCTGGACTTCATCGCGTTGGtacaaaaacttttttggaGACGAATAG
- the LOC131332551 gene encoding disease resistance protein RPV1-like, translating to MHGSSSFLADVHEAAGKPNGLVSLQKQLISNIFKGRKAKIGDLICRKRVLVVLDDVDDMDQLNAFGIMRDWFHPGSKIMITTRSLHAFEKKYPKEGYFGALRKGCTYTIVMGVL from the exons ATGCATGGTAGCTCCAGCTTTCTTGCAGATGTTCACGAAGCAGCCGGAAAACCCAATGGTTTGGTTTCGTTGCAGAAACAACTAATTTCCAACATTTTCAAGGGAAGAAAGGCCAAAATTGGAGATCTCATTTGTCGTAAAAGAGTACTAGTTGTTCTTGATGATGTAGATGACATGGACCAATTAAATGCTTTCGGCATAATGCGAGATTGGTTCCATCCAGGAAGCAAAATCATGATAACAACAAGAAG TTTGCatgcctttgaaaaaaaatatcccAAGGAAGGTTACTTTGGAGCTCTCAGAAAGGGTTGTACGTACACTATTGTGATGGGGGTCCTTTAG
- the LOC131334162 gene encoding uncharacterized protein LOC131334162, which translates to MASSSSLSTEQVKPPQQPGLPFRPKPSSSSCFTPPLTCLEFLSCLQTDQIMPIHKINDVVIPTLIHYLSQCNPRLCSSESGDSSPLQETYDIIDGDLSNIKKTLERLKEWEDSLNTLTKTLMLYDWEALCSEETNSVEVLQTAIPKVHEMVSGLKSHISLPLETSLAPKSSDISHLPIPKNAASILKCSENFPETDTSVNFKKRYDTLNSQQQQSLLYFSFFPENSLIRKKVPTYLWMGEEFLQSTAHEIGRRLPIRCLKS; encoded by the coding sequence ATGGCATCCTCTTCATCTCTTTCCACCGAACAAGTTAAACCACCACAACAGCCAGGGCTTCCTTTCCGTCCCAAACCCAGTTCCTCATCTTGTTTCACACCACCTCTTACATGTCTTGAATTCCTTTCTTGCCTGCAGACAGACCAGATCATGCCAATCCACAAGATCAACGACGTGGTAATCCCAACTCTGATTCATTACCTGTCCCAATGCAATCCCCGTCTTTGTTCGTCCGAGAGTGGTGATAGCTCTCCACTCCAGGAGACGTATGATATAATTGACGGAGATCTTTCCAACATCAAGAAAACCCTTGAAAGACTCAAAGAATGGGAAGACAGCCTCAACACTCTTACCAAAACTTTGATGCTCTACGATTGGGAAGCTCTCTGCAGTGAAGAAACAAACTCTGTTGAGGTTTTACAAACTGCAATTCCTAAAGTCCATGAGATGGTATCGGGATTAAAATCCCACATTTCTCTACCTCTTGAAACCTCTTTAGCTCCTAAATCTTCAGACATTTCTCACCTCCCAATACCCAAAAATGCAGCCTCGATTCTAAAATGCAGTGAAAATTTCCCAGAGACTGACACCTCTGTCAATTTTAAAAAACGTTATGATACCCTCAATTCCCAACAGCAACAGAGCTTGTTGTATTTCTCATTTTTCCCGGAAAATTCTCTGATCAGGAAAAAGGTCCCCACTTACTTGTGGATGGGAGAGGAATTCCTCCAATCCACCGCTCATGAGATTGGGAGGAGATTGCCGATTCGTTGTTTGAAGAGCTAA
- the LOC131332552 gene encoding disease resistance RPP13-like protein 4, translated as MGFVEPVEENVKGDFNVCSVKPDIRSALLEIAHTKGFFDFDSDDNPTANSRRAWLEKTKEGSLQHLSNRWLSKKEDIAVIHLGNWSSSSTDNYIEAEYPDFLKYLHDAKLLRCLSLNGICGITQLPDSISKLALLNILDLKYCRDLEKLPKEIGMLRKLTHLDISGCYLLDEMPKELASLSELRVLKGFIIFSSRKGTKQCTLGDLVKLGKLRKLSLYADKETTGENGELNYLSEFRYLRILAISWIAPCPDPQSEPIKKLIDTSVVSPSLPSGLEKLDLRCWPLSTMPSWIKPSELNSLKKLYIRGGKLSRMQIIQVEGSKSQWMVKILRLKFLRELSMDWEEVGTLFPNLVYFEKVDCPQLSSFPFQVVWRV; from the exons ATGGGATTCGTTGAGCCCGTCGAAGAAAACGTCAAAGGAGACTTCAATGTATGCTCGGTAAAGCCAGATATTCGATCAGCTTTGCTCGAAATAGCCCATACTAAGGGCTTCTTTGATTTCGATTCAGACGACAACCCCACTGCCAATTCTCGCAGAGCATGGTTGGAGAAAACTAAAGAAGGGTCATTACAACATCTATCCAA CCGCTGGTTATCAAAGAAGGAGGACATCGCAGTGATTCATCTGGGAAATTGGAGCAGTAGTTCCACAGACAACTACATTGAAGCAGAGTACCCagatttcttaaaatatttgcaCGATGCGAAACTCCTGAGGTGTTTGAGCCTCAATGGGATCTGTGGAATCACACAGCTTCCAGATTCCATTTCCAAATTAGCCCTTCTCAACATATTGGACCTGAAATATTGCCGGGATTTGGAGAAGTTGCCCAAGGAGATAGGTATGCTCAGAAAGCTAACGCACTTGGACATATCCGGCTGTTACCTACTGGACGAAATGCCTAAGGAACTTGCTTCGCTTTCAGAGCTCCGAGTTCTCAAGGGATTCATTATTTTTAGCTCAAGGAAAGGAACTAAGCAGTGCACTCTTGGTGATTTGGTGAAATTGGGGAAGTTGAGGAAACTCAGCCTCTATGCCGACAAAGAGACCACTGGAGAAAATGGAGAGCTGAACTACTTATCAGAGTTTCGATACTTGCGAATATTAGCAATATCGTGGATTGCACCATGTCCTGATCCCCAATCAGAGCCAATCAAGAAGCTCATCGACACAAGTGTGGTGTCCCCATCGCTTCCTTCTGGCTTAGAGAAATTAGACTTGAGGTGTTGGCCTTTGTCGACGATGCCCAGTTGGATAAAGCCAAGTGAACTCAACAGCTTGAAGAAACTCTACATCAGGGGAGGAAAGCTTTCGCGTATGCAAATTATACAAGTAGAGGGGTCTAAGTCACAATGGATGGTTAAGATCTTACGTCTCAAGTTCTTGAGAGAACTGAGCATGGATTGGGAAGAAGTAGGTACATTGTTTCCAAACTTGGTGTACTTCGAGAAAGTGGATTGCCCTCAGCTATCGTCCTTTCCATTCCAGGTTGTGTGGAGAGTCTAA